In Thermoplasmata archaeon, the genomic window ATGGCGGAGCGCGCAGGATTCCTGTAGCCACGCCCCCCGCGATCGCGCCGCGGAGTATCGTAGCGCCGAGCCGGTCGCCGTTCGTACCGGCCACCCCGTCGGCTCCCGGGGCGCGCCCCCGGAGCCACGACGAGTCGAGATCGGAGATCGCCCGACACCCACCTTCCCAAGGGCGGATCCGGGAGGAATCGAAACCGGGCCCGAGGGGATTCGAACCCCTGATCTTGCGGTTAAGAGCCGCCTGCTCTACCGGGCTGAGCTACGGGCCCACGACGGCTCGCTCGGACCTGCGCCCGGGAGATAAAGCCTCGGAGCGAGCCGGGCGCCTCACCGGATCCGCTCGAGCGCCGCGCCGACCATGAGCGGCAGCAGAACGGTCACGTCGCCCTCGACGCTCACGTGGCGCGCCGTGGGCTTCACCTTGCCCCACGAGACGGCTTCGCGGGTCCGCGCGCCGGACAGGCTGCCGTCCCACTCCACCGCGGTCGTGAGGTAGAGGGCGGCGTCGAGCCCGCCCCGGAACTGGTTCCACCAGATCGTGTGGTGCTTGGAGATCCCGCCACCGAGGAGGATCGCCCCGCTCCGCCGCGCCTCGAAGACGAGGTCGCTGAGGGCCTGCTCGTCGGCGAACAGGTCGAGGGCGAAGGCCCGGTGGTCCTGCCAGAAGAGCCACAGCTGGGAGCCCACGGCACCGTCCGTGATCCCGGGCACGAAGACGGGGACGCGGCGGTCGTGGGCCGCCCGCAAAAGGCTCGAGCGCGCCGAGGCCGGGATCGCGGCGCCGATCGCTCGGGCGAGGGCCGCGCTCGAGAGCGACCGCGTCCCGTCGGCCCACAGCCGGCGCAGGATCGGCCGCATCTTGCGCTCGATGATCCGGCCGTAGTTCGCCTCGGGGATCACGAGGTTGCCGAGCCGATAGAGGTGGCGACGATGCAGCGCGACGTCGTTCAGGTCCCAGGCGCCGTGATAGTACGGCCGGAACGACCGGGCGAGGTCATGGTCGAGGGTGCCGCACGTCGTGATCACCGCGTCGACGTAGCCCTCGCGCACCAGGCCCGCGAGCACCCCGCGGGTCCCCGTGGCCATGAGGGCCGCCGGGAACGACAGGAACCGGGTCATCGACCGGTCGCCGAGCATCCGGGCGAGCAGGTCGACGCCCTCGGCGACCTGCTTCGCGCTGAACCCGCCCGCCGCGTCCATGCGGCGCACCAGGACGTCGAGCGACGGCGCGTCCCCTGCCTCGAGGTCCTCGACGCGTCGCGGCACGCTCGGGCCGAGGCCCGGAGGCTTAAATGCCCGTGCCGAAGCCGAGCGAGAACGAGTGGAAGACGAGCAGGTAGGCCACGATGTACCCGGCGAGGGCCCCGCCGTTGAGGAACGGGAGCCCGGCCTGCGCGTTGCCCCGCAGCACGATCCGCATCAGGACGGCGTAGCCGACGAGCGAGCCGAGGAGCGCGCCGAGGCCCGCCCAGAGGTTGCCCCCGAGCCCCCACACGACCGGCGCGTTCGGCAGCCAGATGAACGCGCTGACGACCAGGGTCCCCGGGATCACGACGTCGCCGAGGCCCATGAACAGCGCCTCCCGCTGCTCGACGGGCTGCGCGCGAACCGCCTTCAGGTTCGGGGCGCCGGGGTAGTCGTAGCCCGCCGACTCCGGCATCACCATCAGGATCGGCAGCTTCATGTCGGTCACGACCTCGGCGAGGCTCACCATGTGCTTGGTCCCGTAGACGGCGATCGCGTCGTAGACGAGCAGGGCCACGAGCAGGATGAACGCCGGCAGGATCGCGAAGGAGATGCCGAGGATCGCGATCAGCGAGCCCGCGGCGAGGAAGCCCACGAGGTCGATGACGTACCACTGCGGCTCCATCAGCAGCGCGAGGTAGAGCGAGGCGCTGACGATCGCGGCGAACACGAGCGCCGGATCGATCACGACCTCGGCCGCGGTCGGCGGCAGGAGGACGAGCCCGGGCGGGAAGATCGCGAACGTGGCGTACAGGGTGACGTAGAGCGACGCCGCGATCCCGAGCAGGATCAGGTGGCGCAGGGCGGAGATCCCACCCTGCCGCCGGGCGATGAACAGGATCGCGAGCGGCGCCACCACGATGATGACGATGATCTCGAGCGGGCCGGCGAGGCTCTGGGGGTTGGAGGACGAGGTCAGGCCGGCGGAGCGGAACGGGTCGGCGAGCAGGAGCGCGACCGCCTGGGCGCCCACGTAGAGCGCGAGGAGCCCGATCCAGCGGAGGCTCCGCATGTACGGCTACGGCTGGACCACGGCGTAGGCGTTGTTGCCGAGGACCTTGGTCACCTTCGCGTTGACGGTCGTCCCGCGCTGGTTCGCGCCCGTCACGAAGATCACGAACCCTTCTTTCTTAGCGACCCCGTCCCCGCGCCGGCCGACGTCCTCGATCGTCAGGCGATAGACCTCGCCGACGACGACCGGGGTCTTCGGACGCTCGGGCGCGACCACGCGGCGCACGGTCACGGGCCGCTGCGCCCCGCACGCCTCGCAGACGAGCAGGGTCAGCCGACCCTGCTTCTCGAGGTGCGTGTCGGGCCGCTTGCACTCCGAGCAGATCACGTACTTCGCCGTGTACTCCCGGATCCTCAGCGCGATCTGGTCCTTCGTGAGGCGGCTCTTGAGGACGCCGCGGGGCAGGTCGAGCACCCCGGGACAGCCGAGCTCCTTCGCCAGGTACTGGATCACGTGGTCGGGCTCGCGGCGCAGCACTCCGGCGATCTCCTGGAAGTTGCGGACGACCGTGTTCTTGCCGTCGGTCATCACGTCCGGCTCGGGCACCTGGAACCGGTCGCTGCCGATCTGGACGGGCGGCAGCTTCGCCCGCGCGCGCTCGAGGAGCGACTGGTAGCTCTCCATCGGGACGCGCGGGGACCGTGGGCTCGGGTAAAAGGATATCCTCAGGCGGACGGCGGCGCGGGGTCCGACGGGAACGCGGAGAGGACGTCGAGCACCCGCTCGAGGCTCCCGTCCTCGACGATCGCGCTCGCGCCGTGCCGGACCGCGTCGTCCTCCGGCCGGAACGCGACGCCGATCCGGCTGCGGCGGAACAGGCCGACGTCGATCTCCGAGTTGCCGACCGACGCGGTCTCCGACGGGTCCACCCCGAGCCGGGCCTGCAGGTCGGCGAGCACGTCGGCCTTGCGGTGGATCGGGACGCGGACGATGCCCTCGCCGGTCAGGCGGCCGGCCGCGTCGACGCGGAACCCGTTCGCGAGGACGACGTCGATCCCGAGCTCGTCGGCGATCCGACGCGCCAGCAGGTCGATCCCTCCGCTCACGATCGCGGTGCGCGCTCCTCGGGCCCGTAGGCCGCGGATCAGTTCGGAGGCGCCCGGCATCAACGGCGCGCGGTCGAGGATCCGCCCGATCTCGCCGAGCGACAGGTCGGGTCGGTGGCGCCACCAGATCCGGACGTCCGAACGGATGAACTCGAGATCGTCGATCTCGTAGGCCATGAACCGCCGCAGCCCCTCGGGGTTCGCGTCGCCGAAGTGCGCGTGGACCATCGCCCAGGAGCTCGGGACGTCGACGAGGGTCCCGTCCATGTCGAGCGCGACCAGCCTAAGCACGTTCGCCCCGCGCGATCGCATCCGCCGCGTCGAGGACCCGGTCCGGCGGGCGGATCGCCCAGGCGGCGAGGTTCGAGTCGACCTGCTCGGGCCGGGTCATCCCCACGACCGGCGCGGCGCCCTGGCGGGCGAGCCAGTGCAGCGCGATCGACGCGAGGGGCACGTTCGCGCTCCGGGCGAGCTCGCGCAGCGCGCGGGTGCGCTCAAGGACCGTCGGCAGGCGATCCGGCTCGAACAGGCGGTGGGCGTAGCGGCGCACCTCCGCGGGAACCGAGCGGCCGTCGAGGTACCGGCCGTGCAGGAGCCCGCGGGCGAGCGGTGAGTAGGCCTCGATCAGGATCCCGTGCGCCCGACAGTACTCCCGCACGGGATCGGCCTCGTCCCGGTCGAACAGGTTGTAGCGGACCTGGTTGACCGCGATGCGGGCCTCCCGGAGCGCTTCCGCCGCCGCCGTGAGCTCCTCGACCGAGAAGTTCGATACGCCGATCGCGCCCACCCGCCCGTCCTTCCAGGCGGCCTCGAGGGCGGGCATCGTCTCGGCGAGCGGCACGCGCGGATCGGGCGCGTGCACGAGGTAGAGGTCGACCGAGCGGCGACCGAGCCGCTCGAGGCTGTTGATGAGGCTCGAGCGGACCTGCTCCGGCCGCAGGTGCTCCCAGGAGACCTTGGTCACGACGAACGCTTCGGGGGCCTCACCGGCCGCCCGGCGCAGGACCTCGCCGAGCACGCGCTCGCTGCGGCCGTTGCCGTACACTTCGGCGGTGTCGAACCAGCGGAGCCCGGCTTCCCAGGCGCGGCCGATCGTGGCCTTCGTCCGGGCCTCGTCCTCGGGACCCCAGCGGCCGAGCGCCCACAGTCCGACGCCGAGCGCGGGGTGTGGCTTGGCCGACCCCGGGAGCGGCATCGTCCCGGGGAGGCCGGTGGGCGCCGGGGGCTTCTTCGCGCGGGGCGCGGCCGCGCGATCTCGGGTTCGGGAGGGGCGGGTTCGGGCGGGCACGGGGCTTCCCTAAACGCCCGGTCTCAAGTGCTCGTCGATGCGCCGGATCCGCTCCGCGAGCTCCCGGGCCTTGTCCCTCGTCGCGCGGACGACCTCGGGCGGCGCGCGGGCGCAAAACCCCTCGTCCGCGAGCCGGCGTTGTTCCTTGTCGAGGAGGCGGGTGAGCTTGGCGCGCTCGCGCTCGAGCGCCTCGGTCTCCCCGGCCGCCGGGGCCGGTCGGGCCAGGTAGCATTCGCCGAGCTCCGCCACCCGCCCCGCCGCGCCCGGAGGCGAAGCGGCACCGGCGGACAGGAACTCGAGCGGGCCCACCCGTGCGAGGCGCGTCACGGTCGCCGTCTCCCGCTCGAGGACCCGGGCGACCTCGGGCCCCGACGGGCGGATCCAGGCGGCCGGCACGGCGGGCGCGGCGATCGCCTCGTCCGCCCGGAGGTTGCGCAGCAGTCGGACCGCCTCGAGCACGGTCTCCATCTCGAGCTCCGCTTCGGCGTCCGGCGCGACCTCGTCCGCGGCGGGCCAAGGGGCCGTCGCGAGGAACTCGCCGTCGTGCGGGAGGGCATGCCAGAGCTCCTCGGAGAGATGCGGGACGAACGGGTGGAGACGACGCAGGGTTCGGTCGATCACGAACCGCAGCGTGGCGCGCGTCTCGCGGGCCGCGGGCTCACCCTGTCGGCCGGCGAGCGCGTCCTTGGCGATCTCGACGTACCGGTCCGCGAGCTCGTGCCAGACGAAGCGGTAGAGGACCGCGGCCGCCCGGGAGGGCTCGAAGCCGTCGAGCTCGGCTTCCGACTCCTCCGCGGCCCGACGGTAACGCGAGAGGACCCAGCGGTTCTCGAGACGCGCGCCCCGCGTCAACGACGGCGCGTCGCGCACCGCGTCGCCCCCGGCCGAGACGTGCGGGGCGGCGAAGCGGACGAGGTTCCACAGCTTCGTGAGGAAGTTGCGGGCCCCGTCGAGCACCGCCATCCCGAAGGGCCCGTCCTCCGAGGCGGGGTTCGGGAACAAAAGGCCGAAGCGCAGCGCGTCCGCGCCGCGCTCGCGGATGAGGTCGAGGGGCTCGGGGGAGTTGCCGAGGTGCTTCGACATCCGCCGTCCCGTCTCGTCCTGCACCATGCCGGTGAAGTAGACGTCGCGGAACGGGCGATCGCCGCGGAAGCGGTAGCCGCTCATCATCATCCGGGCGACCCAGAAGAACATGATGTCGCGGCCCGTGACGAGGACGCTCGTCGGGTAGTAGCGCTCGAGCAGCTCCGTTCGCTCGGGCCAGCCGAGGGTCGCGAACGGCCAGAGCCAGGAGGTGAACCAGGTGTCGAGCACGTCCGGGTCGGGCGACAGCTCGCTCGAGCCGCAGCGCTCGCAGCGCGTCGGCGTCTCGAGCGCGACGTTCGCCGTCCCGCAGGCACGGCACGTGTGCACGGGGATCGGATGCCCCCAGAGGATCTGGCGCGAGATGCACCAGTCCTGGATCCCGTCCATCCACCGGAAGAACGCCCGGTTCCAGCGCTCGGGATGGATCCGGATCTCCCCGGCACGGACCGCGGCCACGACCGGTGCGGCGAGCGGGGCCATCCGCACGAACCACTGCGTCGAGAGCCTCGGCTCCACGACCGCGTCCGAGCGCTCCGACCGCCCGATCGAGTGACGGTAGGGCTCGGATCGGACGAGGAGCCCGGCGTGATCGAGCGCGGCGATCACCTTCGCGCGCGCCTCTTCCCGCTCGTAGCCGTGGAACTCCGCGGGGACGCCGGCGCCCGTGAGGCGGGCGCTCTCGTCGAAGATCTCGACCGGCGTCGCGAGCTCGGGGTGCCGGAGGGCGATCTCGCGATCGACGGGGTCGTGCCGCGGCGTGATCTTGAGCGCGCCGGCGCCGAAGGTCGGGTCCACCGCGGGATCGGTGATCACGGGCACGCGCCGGTGGGAGATCGGGACACTCACGTACCGGCCGACCGCGTCGGCGTAGCGCGGGTCGTCCGGGTGGACAGCAACGGCGACGTCCCCGAAGATCGTCTCGGGGCGGACGGTCGCCACTTCGATCCCGCCGAGACCGCCGTCGGCGAAGGGGTAGCGGACGTGGACGAGCGTCGTCTCCTCCTCGGTGTTCACGACCTCGAGGTCGGAGATCGCGGTCCGCAGCCGGGGGTCCCAGTTGACCATCCGCTCGCCGCGGTAGACGAGGCCGTCGCGGTACAGCGCGACGAACGCGTCGCGGGTGGCCCGGACGCTGGCCGGGTCCATCGTGTAGCGGAACCGGCTCCAGTCGACCGAGAAACCGCCGGCGCGGGTCTGCTCGATGATCCGCCGCTCGTGCTCCGCCCGCCAGCGCTCGAGCTCGGCGAGCGCGGCCTCGCGGCTCAACTCCTCGAAGCGGACCCCTTCCTTCGCGAGCCGCCGCCGCACCTCGACCTGCGTCGCGAGGCCGGCGTGGTCTACCCCCGGGACCCAGAGGGTCGCACGTCCCTGCATCCGGGCCCGGCGCACGAGGGCGTCCATGACACTGTCGCCGAGCATGTGGCCGAGCGTCAGGACGCCGGTGACGTTCGGTGGCGGCAGGACCATCGAGAACGTCGGCCCGTCGGGCCGCTCCTTCGCGCGGAAGATCCCCGCCCGCTCCCAGGCCTCCTGCCAGCGCGCGTCGATCGCGGCGGCGTCGAAGCGGGTCGGAAGGCCGGGGTCCGTCAGATCGGACGCCTCCTATCGTGGCCCAGGGCGAGGGGCGCCGCGAGGGCGAGCTCCGCGATCGCGACGGCGCCCATGCCCGCGAGGCCGAGGTCGATCGAGGAGCTGGCGAGGAGGTGGAACGCCACGAGCGGCGCGCCGGCCGCGACGACCCCCGGGATCGACACGAGGAGCGCCCACCACGCGCCGGCGTACAGGTTCGCGACGGGCAGGCCCCGGGACCGCGAGCGGCGGAACAGGATGCCAAGCTCCAGCAGCGCGGCCGCGACGACCGCGGGCAGCTCGGCGGCGATGAAGGCGACGAAGCGCGTCGGCTCGAAGATCCTCAGGAGCGTGATGCCGAGGACGAGCCCGCTCGCGACGAGGTAGATCGCCGCGATCAGGCCGGCCTTGGCGAGGACGATCGCCCGGTCGCCGAGCGGCAGCGTGCGCCCGTAGGCGTAGGCATTCACCTCGATGGCGAAGAAGGCGGGGCCGAAGAAGGTTGCGAGCAGCGCGGCGGTCGTCACGGCGCCGATCGCGATCTCGCGCGCGTCGCTCGACGAGGGCGCGGCGACGAACGTGAAGAGGCCGATCACGACCGCGTCCAGGCACGGCAGCAGCACGAGGAACGCGTAGCCCGGCGTCCGGCTCGAGATCCGTAGATCCTTGGTCAGCACCGCGCGGGCGGCGCCGTGCGTCGCGAGCGCGAAGCGCGGGGGGACGAACTCCCGCGCGGCGAGCGGTGGCGCGAGGCCGACGCGGCGGACGGCGCCCATCAACCAGGAGAACCCGCCGATCGCGACCGCGAGGTAGCTGCCCGCCGCCGCGCACAGGATCGCGAGGCCGTCCGGGGTGAGCCCGAAGCCCGCCCGTCCGCCGGCGAAGAGCGGCGGGAGGGTCGCGAACGTGAAGGGGAACGCGGCGAGGAGCGCATCGCGCGCGAGCGACGGGCCGCTCGCGAGCGTCGCGGCGAGCAGCGCGAAGAACCCGCCCGCGGCGACGACGAAGGCGAACATCGCGAACGCGGGCAGGAGCCACAGGACGAGGTAGGCCCATCGCACGATCGCGCGCCCCCCTCCCCCGCGCGAGCCCTGCACGCGCCGCACGAAGGCGCGGCCGGTGAGCAGCGCGAGCGCGAGCGCGAAGACGATCGCCGCGAGCACGCCGGGAATCGTCGCGATCCCGGCGAGCGGGCCGAGCACCTCGCCCACGAACAGGGGGGTCGCGACCAGGACCGCGATCGCGGGGAGGTCGAACAGACGAAGGTAGAGCAACCCCGCGGCGCGCCCCAGGGTCCGGGCGTCGATCGGCAACGGCTCGAGCACCGCGAGCACTCCCGACGCGAGGAGCGTCGGCAGCACCTGGAGCCCCGTCCACCACAGGAACGCCACGTCGAGGCTGAGCAGACCGGTGAGGACGCCGGCCTCCACGACCGGCACGGCGACCGGGACGCCGAAGAACGGCCCCTCGGCGAGCCGCGGGGCGAGATGGAGCACCAGCGCGCCACCGGCGGTGATCAGGGTGAGCACCCCGGCCACGAGGATCTTGCTCTGGACCACTCGCCGCCGGGCGAGGGCCGCCGCCTTCGAGGTGTCGACCGAGGTCGGCAGATTGCCCTGCCGGAACGCGTAGACCGCCTGCAGGCAGACCTCCCCGAAGGCGACCGAGCTGATGCGACGGGCCTCCCGCCAGGTCATCGGCGGCCCTCCATCGCGCGGAGGGCCGCATCGAGGCCCTCGTCCTCGCGCGTGAGCCGCAGGAAGACGTCCTCGAGGGGTGCGTCGCCGCGCGCCGCGCGCTCGCGCAGATCGGCGAGCGAGCCCTCCGCGCGCAGGACGCCGTGATCGAGGATCCCGACGCGGTGGCAGAGCTGCTGGGCGATCTCCATGGTGTGCGTCGAGAACAGGGCGCCTCGGCCGCTGCTCCCCACGTAGCGCGCGAGCAGCTCCTTCATGAGGCGGACGGAGCGCGGATCGAGGCTGTTGAGCGGCTCGTCGAGCACGAGCAACGGAGGATGGTGGAGGAACGCGGCGATCAGGAGGACCTTCTGGCGGGTCCCGTTGGAGAGCGAGGAGATCGGCTCGTCGAACTCGGCCTCGAGGCGGAAGGCGCTCGCGTAGCCGGCGGCGCGCTCGGAGGCGACCGCTTCCGGCAGCGCGCGGACGCTCGCGACGAACTCCAGGAACTCGCGCGGCGTGAGCGCCTCGTAGAGCAGCGAGGTCTCGGGAACGTAGCCGATCCGCGCCTTGGCCGAGAGCCCGTCCGCGACCACGTCGAACCCGAAGACGCGGATGCGGCCGGCCGAGGGGGGCACGAGGCCGACGATCGCCTTGATCGTGCTCGACTTTCCCGCGCCGTTCGACCCGAGGAGGCCGTAGATCTCGCCGGGGCGCACTGCCAGCGAGAGCCGGTCCACCGCGCGTCGCTCGCCGTAGGCGATGGAGAGCTCCTCGATCACGAGCGGCGGGCCCGTCGGGGGCGGCTCGCCTGGCGCCACGAACGTACCGTCGGCGCGCCCGGCCTATAAGCTCCCGCGGCCGCGGCTAGCGCTGGCGCACGGGCGGGAACAGCAGGACGTCCTTGATCGACGCGACGCCGAGGAGCCCCATCACGACGCGGTCGACCCCGAGGCCGATGCCCGTCGCCGGCGGCATGCCGTAGCGCAGCGCTTCCACGAAGTCGGCGTCGTAGGCGTAGACGTCGGCCCCCCGGGCGCCCAGCTGCTCGCGGAAGCGGCGCTCCTGCTCGTCCGGATCGTTGAGCTCGGTGTAGGCGTTCCCGAGCTCGACGGTCCGGTAGAACATCTCGAAGCGCTCGACGCGCCCGGGCTTGGAGCGGTGCCGTTTCGCGAGGGGGGTCGTCGCGGCCGGATGATCCACGACGAAGGTGAGCGCCTCCAGGTGCGGCTCCACGTAGTGCTCGAACAGCTTCTCGAGGAACGTGCCCGCCGGCGAGTCGTCGGGCACGGTCGAT contains:
- a CDS encoding aldo/keto reductase, with the translated sequence MPLPGSAKPHPALGVGLWALGRWGPEDEARTKATIGRAWEAGLRWFDTAEVYGNGRSERVLGEVLRRAAGEAPEAFVVTKVSWEHLRPEQVRSSLINSLERLGRRSVDLYLVHAPDPRVPLAETMPALEAAWKDGRVGAIGVSNFSVEELTAAAEALREARIAVNQVRYNLFDRDEADPVREYCRAHGILIEAYSPLARGLLHGRYLDGRSVPAEVRRYAHRLFEPDRLPTVLERTRALRELARSANVPLASIALHWLARQGAAPVVGMTRPEQVDSNLAAWAIRPPDRVLDAADAIARGERA
- a CDS encoding deoxyhypusine synthase, whose translation is MPRRVEDLEAGDAPSLDVLVRRMDAAGGFSAKQVAEGVDLLARMLGDRSMTRFLSFPAALMATGTRGVLAGLVREGYVDAVITTCGTLDHDLARSFRPYYHGAWDLNDVALHRRHLYRLGNLVIPEANYGRIIERKMRPILRRLWADGTRSLSSAALARAIGAAIPASARSSLLRAAHDRRVPVFVPGITDGAVGSQLWLFWQDHRAFALDLFADEQALSDLVFEARRSGAILLGGGISKHHTIWWNQFRGGLDAALYLTTAVEWDGSLSGARTREAVSWGKVKPTARHVSVEGDVTVLLPLMVGAALERIR
- a CDS encoding HAD-IB family phosphatase, with protein sequence MRSRGANVLRLVALDMDGTLVDVPSSWAMVHAHFGDANPEGLRRFMAYEIDDLEFIRSDVRIWWRHRPDLSLGEIGRILDRAPLMPGASELIRGLRARGARTAIVSGGIDLLARRIADELGIDVVLANGFRVDAAGRLTGEGIVRVPIHRKADVLADLQARLGVDPSETASVGNSEIDVGLFRRSRIGVAFRPEDDAVRHGASAIVEDGSLERVLDVLSAFPSDPAPPSA
- a CDS encoding valine--tRNA ligase, which gives rise to MTDPGLPTRFDAAAIDARWQEAWERAGIFRAKERPDGPTFSMVLPPPNVTGVLTLGHMLGDSVMDALVRRARMQGRATLWVPGVDHAGLATQVEVRRRLAKEGVRFEELSREAALAELERWRAEHERRIIEQTRAGGFSVDWSRFRYTMDPASVRATRDAFVALYRDGLVYRGERMVNWDPRLRTAISDLEVVNTEEETTLVHVRYPFADGGLGGIEVATVRPETIFGDVAVAVHPDDPRYADAVGRYVSVPISHRRVPVITDPAVDPTFGAGALKITPRHDPVDREIALRHPELATPVEIFDESARLTGAGVPAEFHGYEREEARAKVIAALDHAGLLVRSEPYRHSIGRSERSDAVVEPRLSTQWFVRMAPLAAPVVAAVRAGEIRIHPERWNRAFFRWMDGIQDWCISRQILWGHPIPVHTCRACGTANVALETPTRCERCGSSELSPDPDVLDTWFTSWLWPFATLGWPERTELLERYYPTSVLVTGRDIMFFWVARMMMSGYRFRGDRPFRDVYFTGMVQDETGRRMSKHLGNSPEPLDLIRERGADALRFGLLFPNPASEDGPFGMAVLDGARNFLTKLWNLVRFAAPHVSAGGDAVRDAPSLTRGARLENRWVLSRYRRAAEESEAELDGFEPSRAAAVLYRFVWHELADRYVEIAKDALAGRQGEPAARETRATLRFVIDRTLRRLHPFVPHLSEELWHALPHDGEFLATAPWPAADEVAPDAEAELEMETVLEAVRLLRNLRADEAIAAPAVPAAWIRPSGPEVARVLERETATVTRLARVGPLEFLSAGAASPPGAAGRVAELGECYLARPAPAAGETEALERERAKLTRLLDKEQRRLADEGFCARAPPEVVRATRDKARELAERIRRIDEHLRPGV
- a CDS encoding ABC transporter ATP-binding protein; the encoded protein is MAPGEPPPTGPPLVIEELSIAYGERRAVDRLSLAVRPGEIYGLLGSNGAGKSSTIKAIVGLVPPSAGRIRVFGFDVVADGLSAKARIGYVPETSLLYEALTPREFLEFVASVRALPEAVASERAAGYASAFRLEAEFDEPISSLSNGTRQKVLLIAAFLHHPPLLVLDEPLNSLDPRSVRLMKELLARYVGSSGRGALFSTHTMEIAQQLCHRVGILDHGVLRAEGSLADLRERAARGDAPLEDVFLRLTREDEGLDAALRAMEGRR
- a CDS encoding presenilin family intramembrane aspartyl protease PSH, with the protein product MRSLRWIGLLALYVGAQAVALLLADPFRSAGLTSSSNPQSLAGPLEIIVIIVVAPLAILFIARRQGGISALRHLILLGIAASLYVTLYATFAIFPPGLVLLPPTAAEVVIDPALVFAAIVSASLYLALLMEPQWYVIDLVGFLAAGSLIAILGISFAILPAFILLVALLVYDAIAVYGTKHMVSLAEVVTDMKLPILMVMPESAGYDYPGAPNLKAVRAQPVEQREALFMGLGDVVIPGTLVVSAFIWLPNAPVVWGLGGNLWAGLGALLGSLVGYAVLMRIVLRGNAQAGLPFLNGGALAGYIVAYLLVFHSFSLGFGTGI
- a CDS encoding translation initiation factor IF-2 subunit beta — translated: MESYQSLLERARAKLPPVQIGSDRFQVPEPDVMTDGKNTVVRNFQEIAGVLRREPDHVIQYLAKELGCPGVLDLPRGVLKSRLTKDQIALRIREYTAKYVICSECKRPDTHLEKQGRLTLLVCEACGAQRPVTVRRVVAPERPKTPVVVGEVYRLTIEDVGRRGDGVAKKEGFVIFVTGANQRGTTVNAKVTKVLGNNAYAVVQP